One window of Mediterraneibacter butyricigenes genomic DNA carries:
- a CDS encoding sugar kinase encodes MGKTILFGEPMALLIADTTGPLEDVEHFTRAMSGAEVNVSIGLSRLGHKVEYLTRLGDDPFGHYIEKSLKKNNIGTALVTFDDVYRTGIQLKNRVTDGSDPYAPYYRKGSAASHITTKEIDAIDLTDVELVHVTGIPPALSKSAREATFRLMDRTKVAGIPLTFDPNLRPALWEDEETMCTVINQLAAKADYVLPGIGECKILAGTDDKEKAADFYMEQGAKGVIIKDGSKGAYVQTANEQFDVAGYKVEKVVDTVGAGDGFAVGVLSGILEGLDLQTSVKRGNAIGAIQVMNIGDNEGLPTPEKLKAFQEKA; translated from the coding sequence ATGGGAAAAACGATTTTATTTGGTGAGCCAATGGCGCTTCTGATTGCCGATACAACAGGACCTCTGGAAGACGTAGAACATTTTACGAGAGCTATGTCCGGTGCAGAAGTAAATGTTTCCATTGGATTATCCAGATTAGGACATAAGGTTGAGTATCTTACAAGGCTTGGAGATGATCCATTTGGACACTACATTGAAAAATCATTAAAGAAAAATAATATTGGAACTGCGCTTGTAACTTTTGATGATGTATACAGAACGGGAATTCAGTTGAAAAACCGTGTAACAGACGGAAGTGATCCGTATGCACCATATTATAGAAAAGGTTCTGCTGCATCACATATTACAACAAAGGAAATTGATGCGATTGATTTGACAGATGTGGAACTTGTCCATGTGACGGGCATTCCGCCTGCACTTTCTAAGAGCGCGAGAGAAGCGACATTTCGTCTCATGGACCGTACGAAAGTAGCTGGAATTCCTCTTACGTTTGACCCGAATTTAAGACCGGCATTATGGGAAGATGAAGAGACTATGTGTACCGTGATCAATCAGCTTGCAGCGAAGGCGGATTATGTACTTCCGGGAATCGGAGAATGCAAGATCCTTGCAGGAACGGACGATAAGGAGAAAGCGGCAGACTTCTATATGGAACAGGGAGCGAAAGGAGTTATCATTAAAGATGGATCAAAAGGCGCTTATGTACAGACTGCAAATGAGCAGTTTGATGTAGCAGGCTACAAAGTCGAAAAAGTAGTTGATACAGTAGGAGCCGGAGATGGATTTGCTGTTGGTGTGTTAAGTGGAATCTTAGAGGGATTAGACCTTCAGACGAGCGTCAAGAGAGGAAATGCAATCGGAGCGATCCAAGTTATGAATATTGGTGATAACGAAGGACTTCCGACACCAGAAAAACTGAAAGCTTTTCAAGAAAAAGCATAA